In a single window of the Nocardiopsis composta genome:
- a CDS encoding aldo/keto reductase — MTGTRTITFGGEITVPAIGQGTWYMGEDPGAFDAEVRALRTGVDLGMTLIDTAEMYGEGGAERVVGEAVAGRRDEVVIVSKVYPHNAGLGSAKAACERSLDRLGTDYIDVYLLHWRGGVPLAETVQALQGLVDEGKIRRWGVSNLDTDDMAELWSLPGGSECVTDQVLYHAASRGADYDLLPWCRERGLPVMAYCPLAQAGRLRGDLLRSPALTGIAADRGITPAQVALAWAIRDGNVAAIPKAVQEAHVRENAAALEVGLTPAELAAIDEAFPPPRRREPLDIV, encoded by the coding sequence GTGACAGGCACGAGGACGATCACGTTCGGCGGGGAGATCACCGTCCCCGCCATCGGCCAGGGCACCTGGTACATGGGCGAGGACCCCGGCGCGTTCGACGCCGAGGTGCGGGCCCTGCGCACCGGCGTCGACCTGGGGATGACCCTGATCGACACCGCCGAGATGTACGGCGAGGGCGGCGCGGAGCGGGTCGTCGGCGAGGCGGTCGCCGGCCGGCGGGACGAGGTGGTGATCGTCTCCAAGGTCTACCCGCACAACGCGGGCCTGGGGTCGGCCAAGGCCGCCTGCGAGCGCAGCCTGGACCGGCTGGGCACCGACTACATCGACGTCTACCTGCTGCACTGGCGCGGCGGCGTGCCGCTCGCCGAGACCGTGCAGGCCCTGCAGGGACTGGTCGACGAGGGCAAGATCCGCCGGTGGGGCGTGTCCAACCTGGACACCGACGACATGGCCGAGCTGTGGTCGCTGCCCGGCGGCTCGGAGTGCGTCACCGACCAGGTGCTCTACCACGCCGCCTCGCGCGGCGCCGACTACGACCTGCTGCCCTGGTGCCGCGAGCGCGGGTTGCCGGTGATGGCCTACTGCCCGCTGGCCCAGGCCGGCCGGCTCCGCGGCGACCTGCTGCGCTCCCCCGCCCTCACCGGCATCGCCGCCGACCGCGGCATCACGCCGGCCCAGGTGGCGCTCGCCTGGGCGATCCGCGACGGGAACGTCGCCGCCATCCCCAAGGCGGTCCAGGAGGCGCACGTCCGGGAGAACGCCGCGGCCCTGGAGGTCGGGCTCACCCCGGCCGAGCTGGCCGCCATCGACGAGGCGTTCCCGCCGCCCCGCCGCAGGGAGCCGCTGGACATCGTCTGA
- a CDS encoding cupin — protein sequence MAATPPRVRGFSSEIGDGAVRFGDRILIAPALGEEAGGAMSAYTSFFYAGARADLPAPYAEVWVVLSGALRVGAGDDAVTVRAGGFAHVPEQAPGAVEALEDTTMVCVSVPAH from the coding sequence ATGGCCGCCACGCCCCCGCGGGTCCGCGGGTTCAGTTCGGAGATCGGCGACGGCGCCGTCCGCTTCGGCGACCGGATCCTCATCGCGCCCGCCCTCGGCGAAGAGGCCGGCGGGGCGATGAGCGCCTACACCTCGTTCTTCTACGCGGGGGCGCGCGCCGACCTGCCCGCCCCCTACGCGGAGGTCTGGGTGGTGCTCAGCGGCGCGCTGCGGGTGGGCGCCGGGGACGACGCCGTGACGGTGCGCGCAGGCGGCTTCGCGCACGTTCCGGAGCAGGCGCCCGGGGCTGTCGAGGCGCTGGAGGACACCACGATGGTCTGCGTGTCGGTGCCCGCTCACTGA
- a CDS encoding MarR family winged helix-turn-helix transcriptional regulator: MPRSERQENLPDLGVLAARLLFAFQGELFDALAEQGHSELRPRHGAVLAHLDPEGTRATDIARRSRRHKQVIGKLIDELEALGYVERRPDPDDRRAKLIVPTRRALDQMERGAALVAEIERRHAEAVGPEAFAEFKRVFHEISRPPQE; this comes from the coding sequence ATGCCGCGCAGCGAGCGCCAGGAGAACCTTCCCGACCTGGGGGTGCTCGCCGCACGCCTGCTCTTCGCCTTCCAGGGGGAGCTCTTCGACGCCCTCGCCGAGCAGGGGCACTCGGAACTGCGGCCGCGGCACGGCGCCGTCCTCGCCCACCTGGACCCGGAGGGGACCCGCGCCACCGACATCGCCCGCCGCTCCCGCCGGCACAAGCAGGTCATCGGCAAGCTCATCGACGAGCTGGAGGCCCTGGGCTACGTCGAGCGCCGCCCCGACCCGGACGACCGCCGGGCCAAGCTCATCGTCCCCACCCGCCGCGCCCTGGACCAGATGGAGCGGGGCGCCGCGCTCGTCGCCGAGATCGAGCGGCGGCACGCCGAAGCGGTCGGACCGGAGGCCTTCGCCGAGTTCAAGCGGGTCTTCCACGAGATCTCCCGGCCGCCGCAGGAGTGA